A genomic region of Catalinimonas niigatensis contains the following coding sequences:
- a CDS encoding DUF4252 domain-containing protein yields MKKLIITIIAMQLLAFGVQAQNSAIASLFDKYADNEDFTKVSINSKMFDLFTEFEPDDPDTKEMANAISKLKGLKILAADSIGNAQKYYKEAKASIQKSNFEELMSIRDGKDDMIFMIQEEGGKISELLMLVGGDYKFVAMSLFGEIDLKQISKLSKGMKIDGMQYLENIDEKKESNK; encoded by the coding sequence ATGAAAAAGCTTATCATAACCATCATCGCTATGCAACTGCTTGCCTTTGGTGTGCAGGCACAAAACTCAGCCATAGCCTCACTTTTTGACAAATACGCTGATAATGAAGACTTTACCAAGGTGAGTATCAACAGCAAAATGTTTGACCTCTTTACCGAATTTGAGCCGGATGATCCTGATACCAAGGAAATGGCCAATGCCATCAGTAAACTTAAAGGACTGAAAATTCTGGCTGCGGATAGTATTGGCAATGCGCAAAAGTATTATAAGGAAGCCAAAGCCAGTATCCAGAAAAGTAACTTTGAAGAGCTGATGTCTATCCGCGATGGAAAAGACGATATGATCTTCATGATACAGGAAGAAGGTGGAAAGATCAGCGAATTACTCATGCTGGTAGGCGGTGACTATAAATTTGTGGCCATGAGTCTCTTTGGTGAGATAGACCTCAAGCAGATTTCCAAGCTTTCTAAAGGTATGAAGATAGATGGCATGCAGTACCTGGAGAATATTGACGAGAAAAAGGAAAGCAATAAATAA
- a CDS encoding DUF4252 domain-containing protein, translated as MKAFLITAFALLLFCFEINAQSKTVARFLEKHKPSTSFYFYPSTLRMINRENNPDYQRLVRNIEKLSFLTFEKKNANLSSSDFQNLKKQLASEKFEELFTMNDQKNHIYVYVQGDDPEAYISVVESDSSLMLFDMQGAPHLPSLMKLIQSDFNFGKVAELSSQFFKDDDEVEVKNQPK; from the coding sequence ATGAAAGCTTTTTTGATCACAGCATTTGCCCTACTGCTTTTCTGCTTTGAAATAAATGCCCAAAGTAAAACTGTTGCCCGGTTTTTAGAGAAGCATAAACCCAGCACTTCATTTTACTTTTACCCCAGTACGCTGCGTATGATCAACCGGGAAAATAACCCTGATTATCAACGGTTGGTCCGCAATATTGAAAAGCTTAGCTTCCTGACTTTTGAGAAGAAGAACGCAAATCTTAGCAGTTCAGACTTTCAAAATCTTAAGAAACAGTTGGCTTCAGAGAAATTTGAAGAGCTGTTTACTATGAACGATCAGAAGAATCACATTTATGTATACGTCCAGGGAGATGATCCTGAAGCCTACATTTCGGTGGTGGAAAGTGACAGTTCACTCATGCTCTTTGACATGCAGGGCGCACCTCACCTGCCTTCCCTGATGAAACTGATCCAAAGTGATTTCAATTTTGGAAAGGTTGCAGAATTGTCTAGCCAGTTTTTTAAAGATGACGATGAGGTAGAGGTAAAAAATCAACCGAAATGA
- a CDS encoding ABC transporter ATP-binding protein, protein MNTILSIQDLHKRYGKIHAVNGLSLEIKEGSVFGILGPNGSGKSTTLGILLDVVAKDSGSFQWFGQASSPEVRKQIGAILETPTFYPYLSAVQNLKVVAKIKGVDYLRIEQVLKIVGLLERKDDPFKHYSLGMKQRLAIASALLADPKVMILDEPTNGLDPQGIAEIRQLIIEIARRGKTIILASHLLDEVQKVCSHFAVLKKGRKIFSGTVAEALYGSDTVEVAAADMEQLQRTASEFPYLKGMVRENGHLKLQLDQSQHSGDLNRFLVEKGIVLSHLSQQAKSLEKQFLELLASSDE, encoded by the coding sequence GTGAATACTATATTATCCATACAGGATTTACACAAACGCTACGGCAAAATACATGCAGTCAACGGACTCTCCCTGGAAATAAAGGAAGGTTCTGTTTTCGGCATTTTAGGCCCTAATGGTAGTGGTAAGTCCACTACTCTTGGAATTCTGTTAGATGTAGTTGCCAAAGATAGTGGCAGCTTCCAGTGGTTTGGGCAGGCATCTTCTCCTGAAGTACGTAAGCAGATCGGAGCCATTCTGGAAACGCCTACCTTTTACCCTTACCTATCAGCCGTTCAAAACCTGAAGGTCGTAGCCAAAATCAAAGGAGTAGATTACCTAAGAATAGAGCAGGTACTGAAAATCGTGGGACTCCTGGAACGCAAAGATGATCCTTTCAAACATTATTCTTTGGGCATGAAACAGCGCCTCGCCATCGCTTCTGCCCTGCTCGCCGATCCTAAAGTAATGATCCTGGATGAACCTACCAACGGACTTGATCCACAGGGCATTGCTGAGATCCGCCAACTCATCATAGAAATAGCCAGAAGAGGAAAAACGATCATCCTTGCCAGTCACCTGCTGGATGAGGTGCAGAAAGTCTGCTCTCATTTTGCGGTACTAAAAAAAGGGAGGAAAATCTTTAGTGGTACTGTGGCGGAAGCGCTTTACGGCTCTGATACGGTGGAAGTAGCGGCTGCTGATATGGAGCAATTACAGAGAACTGCTTCGGAATTCCCTTACCTCAAGGGAATGGTGCGTGAGAATGGTCATCTGAAATTACAGTTGGATCAATCGCAGCATAGTGGTGATCTCAATCGTTTTCTGGTGGAGAAAGGGATCGTCCTTTCTCATCTTTCGCAGCAGGCCAAAAGCCTGGAAAAACAATTTTTAGAACTCTTAGCCTCATCCGATGAATAG
- a CDS encoding ABC transporter permease gives MNRLLTIEWLKLKHYRPFWILTGLYFLVLALVCSSVMLYLEYLESRGASFEGLSPAMIPFYDFSDIWHNLTYMATFFKIFLGFIVVISICNEWSFRTIRQNIIDGLDKWEFLASKLIVIFLLAMANVLFIFVLGMVLGTIYSPVQGIDVIFQNFEFVPAYFLDVFAFLLFSLLIGMLIKKTGFAIVLLAFYGLFIEPIGVLILSNTYDQYTFYEYLPIRAINKLITFPYIKYAFQEVKDYLIWHEVLLVLAYCLLFVFLSFRILKTRDVS, from the coding sequence ATGAATAGATTACTCACCATAGAATGGCTTAAACTGAAGCACTATCGCCCGTTCTGGATTCTGACCGGCTTGTATTTTCTGGTCCTTGCATTGGTATGTTCCAGTGTCATGCTTTATCTGGAATACCTGGAAAGTCGTGGAGCCTCCTTTGAAGGTCTCAGCCCTGCCATGATTCCTTTTTACGATTTTTCCGACATTTGGCACAACCTCACATACATGGCCACTTTCTTCAAGATCTTCCTGGGCTTCATCGTAGTTATCTCTATCTGTAATGAATGGAGCTTTCGTACCATAAGGCAAAATATTATTGATGGTTTAGACAAATGGGAGTTTCTGGCTTCCAAACTGATTGTGATCTTCCTGCTGGCTATGGCCAATGTACTGTTCATTTTTGTATTGGGCATGGTACTGGGCACCATCTATTCTCCCGTACAAGGGATAGATGTAATTTTCCAGAATTTTGAGTTTGTTCCTGCTTACTTCCTGGATGTCTTTGCTTTTCTACTTTTCTCTCTGCTGATTGGTATGCTCATCAAAAAGACCGGCTTTGCCATTGTATTGCTGGCTTTTTATGGCTTATTCATTGAGCCTATCGGCGTCCTGATCCTGTCCAATACATATGATCAATATACTTTTTATGAATACTTACCGATCCGTGCAATCAATAAGCTGATTACTTTTCCCTATATCAAATATGCTTTCCAGGAAGTAAAAGACTATCTCATCTGGCATGAAGTTTTACTGGTGCTGGCTTATTGTCTCCTCTTTGTTTTCCTGAGTTTCCGCATTCTCAAAACAAGAGATGTATCATAA
- a CDS encoding sugar phosphate isomerase/epimerase family protein, whose translation MNNPIWIMSSAFDSLSFSEVLLKAQEVGAQGIDLCVFRRDGTRTDHVATHLDYESFTLDSARKVTDAFNKVGLKVSIGAFENCIGGNPEQQVKNQNHLLRLIRIAHLLGGDENDVTVGTFVGYNHELGNLENGFQKNLERYQKIFTPIIKYAEDLGVTVIYENCPMEGWRSAAYTGTFNNLTGVLAARKLMYEMIPSPAHGEIYDPSHDVWQHTDPVEVIKATNIERVKRIHVKATRNLKNEKQIHWGGMYPVQQVDQNLAQKAGVPLPDHEWDRHNYEAMLPGFGGSDSMDWRRFVDTLKEKGFEGPFEIENEAVLSKATGNMGAIVQGYQATIMFLSPMLWPLTKQGYQYDRKAYQPLKQVAQKDIPEVSMSELA comes from the coding sequence ATGAATAATCCCATCTGGATCATGAGTTCGGCATTTGATAGCCTAAGTTTTTCAGAAGTGTTACTGAAAGCACAAGAAGTAGGTGCACAGGGAATTGACCTGTGTGTTTTTCGCCGGGATGGCACCCGTACGGATCATGTCGCTACGCATCTTGACTATGAAAGCTTTACCCTAGACTCAGCCAGGAAGGTAACTGATGCATTTAACAAAGTTGGCTTAAAAGTTTCTATCGGTGCTTTTGAAAACTGTATAGGAGGTAATCCTGAGCAGCAGGTCAAGAATCAAAATCACCTGCTCCGTTTGATTAGAATAGCACATCTGCTGGGCGGTGATGAAAATGATGTAACGGTAGGGACTTTCGTCGGTTACAATCATGAGTTGGGCAACCTGGAAAATGGCTTTCAGAAAAATCTGGAAAGATATCAGAAAATCTTTACGCCCATTATCAAATATGCTGAAGATTTAGGGGTAACCGTGATCTACGAAAACTGCCCGATGGAAGGCTGGCGCTCAGCGGCATATACTGGAACGTTTAATAACCTCACCGGAGTGTTAGCAGCCCGCAAGCTGATGTATGAAATGATCCCCAGCCCAGCTCACGGCGAAATTTATGATCCTTCCCACGATGTATGGCAACATACCGATCCGGTAGAAGTGATCAAAGCTACAAATATAGAACGGGTGAAACGGATACATGTCAAAGCAACACGAAACTTGAAAAATGAAAAACAAATACACTGGGGAGGCATGTATCCGGTGCAACAGGTGGATCAAAATTTAGCACAAAAAGCGGGTGTTCCTCTTCCTGATCATGAGTGGGACCGCCATAATTATGAGGCTATGCTTCCCGGTTTTGGCGGATCAGACAGTATGGACTGGAGGAGATTTGTAGATACGCTGAAAGAGAAAGGATTTGAAGGTCCTTTTGAAATAGAAAATGAAGCAGTGCTTTCCAAAGCCACCGGAAATATGGGGGCGATTGTGCAGGGCTATCAGGCAACCATTATGTTTTTGTCACCCATGTTGTGGCCTTTGACGAAACAAGGATATCAGTACGATAGAAAAGCTTATCAGCCCCTAAAGCAGGTGGCTCAGAAGGATATACCTGAGGTGAGTATGTCAGAGCTAGCTTAG